In Hemicordylus capensis ecotype Gifberg chromosome 4, rHemCap1.1.pri, whole genome shotgun sequence, the genomic window gttctgcagcaaagatgAATGGTTAAAAACAGATATGTATTTCCTGCCAACTTGCCTCCTGTGCTTTCTGTGTACTACTTTTGTATGTGCTACAGAAAAtgagaattttattttttaaagacacGGGTTCTTGACGTTGCTCCTCTTGCTCTCTGCAAGCGATTGAAAATTATGGCTttctgctgtctctccccccccccccccatttcttcagTGTCTTGACTACAAGAAAGGAGCCTTGACGGGAGATCTTTGTGAAGACTTGTGTGTGGCCCAGAAGCTGATATACAAACGTTGCCTTTATTATGACCGAGGTAAGAAGGTCATCCAAGCTGACTGGAGAGGCCGCCCAGTGATCCTGAAGTCAAAAAATGAAATCTTCTCTAGCTATCAGCATCTTGGCTTTCTGGAGGAAATGGAATCCCCGAGTATTCCAGAGGCAGAGCTTCTTCTGATGGTGGCTTTGGAGATCAAAAGCATTCTGGGCTTGGAACTACCTAATAACCCAATGGGACCTTTGTGGACTAGGAGGAGAGGTCCACACTGGAAAGCACAGTGGGCTAGTATGTGGTCCTTACTCCAACAAGAAGAGTATATTTATTTTAGTGTCTTGCAAGACTTCAGTAAACATGTCTTAAGGGTCATTGGCTCTTGTGGCCATTTTTATGCTGTGGAGTATCTGACTGCTGGACATGCCTGGCAGAAAACTCTCTTTTCTGTGGAGGATGCTGTTGGTGTGTCTTTCTCTGGGATTCAAAGCAAGGCTAAGGCCATCACTGAAATTGCAATCAGCTTCCTGGATATGGTACATCATTTTGACAATGACTTTTCTCACCGGCTTCATCTCTGTGACATCAAACCGGAAAACTTTGCTATCCGAAATGATCTGACAGTAAGTTAATCTAGATTTGGTGAGATGCTACTCTGTGCATGTTTACCCTGTAGTAATCCCTGCTATATTCAGTGGGGcttccaagtaagtgtacataggattgcagtgtTAACAGCACAATTCAATGCACAATTCTTACTCcaaagcaagtcccactgtgttcaatagtACTTGCTCCCTAATAATTGTGTTTAGATTGTGCTGCTATTTTATTATCCATTGTCATACCTGAAAGTCATGATCCTTCTCAGAAATGTCTCTATGTGTGGAAGTTTCTTGCACATTATATCTGCTGCTTTGTTATGCTCTGAAAAGTTCAcacttttttgtttggtttgagtGTTGATTGATTTTGGCTTATCATTGACAGATTTCACAATGGCAGCAGGGGACagaaagtattttaaaattaaataagttTTGACTGAGACTGTTGATTTCAGATATATTTTAATccattgtgagcctttggggataAATGAAAGAAATTCCGCTGACTAAAAACTGATCTTAGTGGAAATGTTTGCTGGGACTGGGACCTCTTTAGAAGGGTCCTCAAATCATGCTTTCGGTTTAATTCAGTGCAGATTAATTTCTTCCTGTACAGTAAAAGCAGAATGTGTTCATTAACACAGCTGCCAATAGAACCGTTATTTATTAACTAAGCACACAGAACTTTTACAGTTGAAAGTGCTGTGCAAAGCTTAAGCATGTACTAACTTATAGGAGTATTTTTACTTTCCAATTTAGTCTGAAGTTGATGCAGGTGCATAATTAGAACCAAGGGAATGGATGGGAGGGAGCAAGAAAGTTTGAATTATTAAGTGAAAGAGAATGGCATTTTTCGGGCGCAGCTTGgctcaacatatttatttattttattctatttatttatttgatttctataccgcccttccaaaaatggctcagggtggtttgcacagagaaataataaataaataatatgtgcaGTCAGATTCAGCACAATCCCTACACAGCACCATTTTGTTTTGAACATCCTTTCATCTATGTGATAAGAAGTCACAGGATGTCAGCACCCTGCACCCAGACAGAATGCTCCTGACCATTCACCTCTGGCACACACACCTGTATTGTGCTGAGAAGGCTGCCCCCTGCCTCAGCTGCCCCTCGTGCCTTCCTTAGGGtaggaactgtagctcagtggcagtcaaTCACAGAATCTCCATGCAGGGCTAGAAAATCTCCATTGCAGCCATggagagggctgctgccagtcaatgtagacagtactcccctagatggaccaagggtttgagtCAGTATAGCAAGGGGTCTAAGGACATTCCCCCTCTACAGCTACTTTTCAGCGGTGGCAGCAAAATACTCCCTTCTGCCCCATGCAAAGTCTGTCCTGTTGCTGGACTTAAAAGCAAAATGTTCTGGGTTGTTGGTTTGACAGCCTTTTCTTTCAATAATTTGGATGACTGCTGCCATATTGAAACTTCTCAGTGAGTGTATTCTATTAAAATTGGTGTagtcctgttgttgttgttattattattattattattattattattattattattattattaataataattcaatttctataccgcccttccaaaaatggctcagggtggtttacacagagaaataacaatcaaataagatggaaccctgtccttgTTGACTGTTGTGAAATCCTGCTCCTAAAAACATTGCATGGAAATGCCACTGAAATTATTACAGTTTGGTATGCTGAGGATCACAGCCTGATGGCAGATCCTAAGATCACTCCATCCATgatggctgcacaaccctcagggacacatttctgcAAGTGAATAATACTTTAGGAGGGAAGGAAAGCAGTACAAATTGCTCGGTGCCTTCCACTGCTGCTGGGCTCCAGAAAAGGGAAGAAACACAACTAGTTTCCAAGCTCTTTGTATCCCTGCAGGGCGCCTTCCTTTGTCAGCCAATAACAACATTTGATATAACATAAATCAGGTACAATAGTTTGTCCCAGTTAACTGGCTTCCATACTTTTCAGCGAGCTGCACCAGGCCAGACAAGATGCTGGTGGGATGCCCTCTGAAATACAAATGCTTTGCATGCCTTTCTAACAATCATCATGGAAAACCCTAGTCATTAGCACCTCTGTTCTTGCTTCCTAGCTAGGTCTTATTGGTAGCTTGCAGTGCACTGTAGAAAGGGGTATTTTATGAGACCGTCTCTGAGACATGCTGAGACCAGGCCAGCAGAAGACTACTCTCAAACGACAGGGGAAAtgtcacttttggtttcactgcATCTTAAGCTGATTCATAGGAGAACAAGAAATGGCAGAGTTAAGAGCTGTCGCAACAGGAGCTTATGGGGAACACTGTCTGAAAGAAACCAGTCACATAAAAAGACATAGCTCATTCCAGCATAGCTCATGCAAGGGTGGCTACAGAGGGAGCAAGTGATACCcacagacaagtagtttgccctcCACCTGCCATCCATTTGTGTTtcagaatatctatctatctatctatctatctatccatccatctatctatccatctatctatctttcaGATTTGtggaccaccccaaacttctgtgtcTGGGTGATTttcaataacataaaacaaattaaaaatgaagacttcaaaacaatttaaaaccacagtccagttaaaaagcttggttgaaaaaataagtctttagatgcttttaaaaagttgtcagagatagggaggctcttatttcagcagggagcgtattccagagtctcgggggcagcaacagagaaggcctgtccctgcatagccaccaaacaagccggtggtaactgcagacaaacctctcaagactatttcaatgggtggtgggcagcagtaccaaggcagtgtgtaccAAGgtggtggggccttcctgatccaacctgagcggacatcagaaaacatgtgagcgcatgcacgtgtgcacgccatagagggaacagtggtcgtggggctcatggcaaataagatgttcttttaaatacccagcgcctaagctgtttagggctttataggctataaccggCATCTTGAATTTTGCCCaaaaacttattggtagccagagCAGAGTATTTCaaaaaatggacacagctggtgtatcagccaaagctgatggaaagcaaacagggacatcagggagaggtttggatccagaagcacccccagactgttctTTCTAGGGAAATGTGACACCATcaagaaccagcagatcaaattcatctcctgagttccgaccctgcacaataagtatctccgtcttatctggattcagtctgagtttgttaaatctcatccagcccatcactcctccaggcaggcatttagagaaattatgccttctcctaatgatgttgacatagagaaatagatttggatgtcatcagcatactgataacaccctgcaccaagtctcctgacaatctctcccagtggtttcatgcttccacccccaaccccttcagatgctccaggaggatactatggttgatattattgaaagcctctgagagatccaaaagtaacaagagtcaaactccctctgtcaattcccaattgaagatcatctctcaggctgaccaaggcagtctctccaccccacagctcgcccgaaagccagtttgaaatgggtctagataatcagctttcctccaagactgctgggaggccaccaccttctcaatcaccttgcccagccatggacggttggagacaggcctatagttgcttaactctgagggatctaatgcagacttcttcagaagaagtGGGAcacacccacccataaatgcactttgcccctgctGTGCCCCCCAGATTTATGTTTTCCCCTGGTGCCACTGCTGAGCTCGTGGTCCAAAATCTGCATTCACCAAATACACATCAAGACTGCAGCTGGACGACAAACATGGAGCTTACTCCTGGATGCTGAGTTTCACTCTCTAACTTAAAGACTGATCACTCTTGTTTGTTGTGCTTGCTGACGTGATACAACTTGGCCCTGGAATCACCAGTTTTGCCTGTATTGATCTTCAGTGTATGAACTAATACACTACAGATGATACCTACAGGCTATAAGCAGGTATAGACTaggccctccagcggctgttggactacaacatgcatgatccttggctattggccattgtggctcgAGATAACAGGAACAACAGTATAAAGCCTCAGCTTGACCTTCCCCACTACTCCTTATTACTAGTCCCTGCTACTTTTCTTTTATTTCTATTTGTATCTGTTTTCTTGAACTGCCTGGGAGATCTGCTTAAGACTCGTGAATTTAAAAAAGCTACCATAAAACTTGGCTCACACAGGATCTGGCTCAGTTAAACACATtctaacaaacaaaaaacagcctGAAATGTTTtccaaaggaaaaagagagagaaaccctAAGGGGTTACAGTGCACTGCAGAATAAGTTAAAACCTAGATAAATTTCAGATATTGCCTGCATGAACTTGTGAAAGGCCCTAGGGTGTGTCAGTCTTCTAAATCTTTCCAAAAAGCCTAAAAAAATGCTTGGAGCAATGTGTTCTGTTTAGACTTCTTTAGGTCTGAGGAAAAATGAAGGCCATTTGAAATTCTAGGGGACTTTCACCCTG contains:
- the DIPK1C gene encoding divergent protein kinase domain 1C, encoding MPRLKRLMRVRLSRRRSLAFFLFWAACGTLGGVFLVVVAAAAHRGVFSGRCTDEQSHRILARLCLDYKKGALTGDLCEDLCVAQKLIYKRCLYYDRGKKVIQADWRGRPVILKSKNEIFSSYQHLGFLEEMESPSIPEAELLLMVALEIKSILGLELPNNPMGPLWTRRRGPHWKAQWASMWSLLQQEEYIYFSVLQDFSKHVLRVIGSCGHFYAVEYLTAGHAWQKTLFSVEDAVGVSFSGIQSKAKAITEIAISFLDMVHHFDNDFSHRLHLCDIKPENFAIRNDLTVVAIDVDMAFFEPKMRDILEQNCTGDEDCNFFDCFSKCDLRSRKCGAERANNNLQVICDKIFRPWFSLNLRGSAVSFPLQLQLQQAIHECAEPGTKDIAHHYRTSPDSLSELYQLLRASQKELQTSGSSAQIHQ